The following coding sequences lie in one Leucobacter allii genomic window:
- a CDS encoding ParA family protein, with protein sequence MAKNQVELGPTGRPERVIPAPPKLERHGPARIVSMCNQKGGVGKTTSTINLAAALARYGRRVLAVDFDPQGALSAGLGVAAHDVPTIYDLMLGKLKDPREAIQRTDTPGLDLIPANIDLSAAEVHLVTEVAREQILAGVLRKVVDDYDVILIDCQPSLGLLTVNALTASHGVLIPLACEYFALRGVALLVETIDKVKDRLNPALELDGILATMYDSRTLHAREVLERVVDTFGDTVFDTVIGRTVKLPDAQIAAKSILDYAPANAASEAYLKLARELVQRGVVA encoded by the coding sequence ATGGCGAAGAACCAGGTCGAGCTGGGGCCCACCGGCCGACCCGAGCGTGTCATCCCCGCGCCGCCGAAGCTCGAGCGGCACGGTCCGGCGCGCATCGTCTCGATGTGCAATCAGAAGGGCGGCGTCGGCAAGACGACGAGCACCATCAACCTCGCCGCGGCGCTCGCGCGCTACGGCCGGCGGGTGCTCGCGGTGGACTTCGATCCCCAGGGCGCGCTCTCCGCGGGCCTCGGCGTGGCCGCGCACGACGTCCCCACGATCTACGACCTGATGCTCGGCAAGCTCAAGGATCCGCGCGAGGCCATCCAGCGCACGGACACCCCGGGGCTCGATCTCATTCCGGCGAACATCGATCTCTCCGCCGCCGAGGTGCATCTCGTGACGGAGGTCGCCCGTGAGCAGATCCTCGCGGGCGTGCTGCGCAAGGTCGTGGACGATTACGACGTGATCCTCATCGACTGCCAGCCCTCGCTCGGCCTCCTCACCGTCAACGCGCTCACGGCGAGCCACGGGGTGCTCATCCCGCTCGCGTGCGAGTACTTCGCGCTGCGCGGCGTCGCGCTGCTCGTGGAGACGATCGACAAGGTGAAGGACCGGCTGAACCCCGCGCTCGAGCTCGACGGAATCCTCGCGACCATGTACGACTCCCGCACGCTGCACGCCCGCGAGGTTCTGGAACGGGTCGTGGACACCTTCGGCGACACGGTCTTCGACACGGTGATCGGCCGCACCGTGAAGCTGCCCGACGCCCAGATCGCGGCCAAGTCGATCCTCGACTACGCGCCGGCCAACGCGGCCTCCGAGGCCTATCTCAAACTGGCCCGCGAGCTCGTGCAGCGCGGCGTCGTCGCCTAG
- a CDS encoding segregation and condensation protein A, translated as MNALAEHRERGADPDPEAARSGGEPADGDADGFRVSLEVFDGPFDLLLSLIGKHELDITEVSLSLVTDEFIAYLGSLEGRGLAQLDRASEFLVVAATLLDLKIASLLPQGEAVDAEDIALLEARDLLFARLLQYRAFKQASAWFRARLDAEDARHPRQVPLDARYRERAPELVWTLSAEDFAALAMLAFAPKTLPTVGLDHLHAPLVSIREQAAIVVSLLRTGGAHSFRELVAGVSERGVIVARFLAILELYRRAAVTFDQAEPLGELHVRWAGETWSDDELATLGNDYD; from the coding sequence GTGAACGCGCTCGCCGAGCATCGCGAACGGGGCGCTGATCCGGATCCGGAGGCGGCGCGCTCCGGTGGCGAGCCCGCCGACGGGGACGCCGACGGCTTCCGCGTCAGCCTCGAGGTGTTCGACGGGCCGTTCGACCTGCTGCTGAGCCTCATCGGCAAGCACGAGCTCGACATCACGGAGGTCTCCCTCAGCCTCGTCACCGACGAGTTCATCGCCTACCTCGGCTCGCTCGAGGGGCGGGGGCTCGCCCAGCTCGACCGGGCCTCGGAGTTCCTCGTCGTCGCGGCGACGCTGCTCGACCTGAAGATCGCGAGCCTGCTGCCGCAGGGCGAGGCGGTCGACGCCGAGGACATCGCGCTGCTCGAAGCGCGCGATCTGCTCTTCGCGCGGCTGCTCCAGTACCGCGCGTTCAAGCAGGCGAGCGCGTGGTTCCGGGCTCGCCTCGACGCCGAGGATGCGCGGCATCCGCGACAGGTGCCGCTCGATGCGCGCTATCGCGAACGCGCGCCGGAACTCGTCTGGACGCTGTCGGCCGAGGATTTCGCCGCGCTCGCGATGCTCGCCTTCGCCCCGAAGACGCTCCCCACGGTCGGCCTCGACCACCTGCACGCCCCGCTCGTGTCGATCCGCGAGCAGGCGGCGATCGTGGTGTCCCTGCTGCGCACGGGCGGCGCGCACAGCTTCCGCGAACTCGTGGCCGGGGTCTCCGAGCGCGGCGTGATCGTCGCGCGCTTCCTCGCGATCCTCGAGCTTTACCGGCGCGCCGCGGTCACCTTCGACCAGGCCGAGCCGCTCGGCGAACTGCACGTGCGCTGGGCGGGGGAGACCTGGTCCGACGACGAACTGGCTACGCTGGGGAACGACTATGACTGA
- a CDS encoding prephenate dehydrogenase, whose protein sequence is MNELAARTSGSVHVIGAGLLGASVGLGLREHGVDVTIEDLSPTTVALAADYGAGRPRSAADDPPALVVVATPPDVVADVIERALASYPEAVVTDVASVKLAPFRELTRRGVDLTRYVGSHPMAGRERGGAIMARADLFTARPWVICRDHETPAAALALVESVALDLGGVLIEMTPEEHDRSVGLVSHLPQVVSSLLAARLEPASDQAIGLTGAGLRDTTRIAASDPELWVQILGANRAPVVELLDAFAADVADFAEALRDPERAGAKRRIADLLSAGNRGVARIPGKHGSSERFTTITVLVDDRPGQIARLLTELGELGINMEDLRLEHSPGAQIGFAEIAVLPEVAERALSDLAERGWRTL, encoded by the coding sequence ATGAACGAGCTCGCGGCACGCACGAGCGGATCCGTGCACGTCATCGGCGCCGGGCTCCTCGGCGCGAGCGTTGGACTCGGCCTCCGCGAGCACGGGGTCGACGTCACGATCGAGGATCTCTCGCCCACGACCGTCGCGCTCGCCGCGGACTACGGGGCCGGCAGGCCCCGCTCCGCCGCGGACGATCCACCGGCGCTCGTCGTCGTCGCGACCCCGCCCGACGTCGTCGCCGACGTCATCGAGCGGGCGCTCGCGAGCTACCCCGAGGCCGTGGTCACGGACGTCGCGAGCGTGAAGCTCGCACCGTTCCGGGAGCTCACGCGACGCGGTGTCGATCTCACGCGCTACGTCGGATCGCACCCGATGGCGGGGCGCGAGCGGGGCGGAGCCATCATGGCGCGCGCCGACCTGTTCACGGCGCGCCCGTGGGTGATCTGCCGGGATCACGAGACCCCGGCGGCGGCGCTCGCGCTCGTCGAGTCCGTCGCGCTCGACCTCGGCGGCGTGCTCATCGAGATGACGCCGGAGGAGCACGACCGCTCCGTGGGCCTCGTCTCCCACCTGCCGCAGGTGGTGTCGAGTCTGCTCGCCGCCCGGCTCGAGCCGGCGAGCGATCAGGCGATCGGGCTCACCGGGGCCGGGCTGCGCGACACGACGCGGATCGCCGCGAGCGATCCCGAGCTGTGGGTGCAGATCCTCGGGGCGAACCGTGCGCCGGTCGTCGAGCTGCTCGACGCCTTCGCCGCCGACGTCGCGGACTTCGCTGAGGCGCTGCGGGATCCGGAGCGCGCCGGGGCGAAGCGGCGCATCGCCGACCTCCTCTCGGCGGGCAACCGCGGCGTCGCCCGCATCCCGGGCAAGCACGGATCCTCCGAGCGATTCACCACCATCACGGTGCTCGTCGACGATCGCCCGGGGCAGATCGCGCGGCTGCTCACCGAGCTCGGAGAACTGGGCATTAATATGGAAGACTTGCGCCTCGAGCACTCGCCGGGTGCGCAGATCGGATTCGCGGAGATCGCGGTGCTGCCCGAAGTGGCCGAGCGCGCGCTCTCCGACCTCGCGGAGCGCGGATGGAGGACGCTGTGA
- the cmk gene encoding (d)CMP kinase, with translation MEDAVNDAVDDRPADAAPILVAIDGPAGSGKSSVSRAAAVRLGFGILDTGAAYRSLAWTATELGVDLDDAAAVAAILDDWEYRITLRGEQRVTVRVPGADPETDPADVTAAIRAHAVSGLVSRVSKHPEVRDRLNAMFRGIVAASGLPGVVIEGRDITTVVAPDAPVRILMTASAEVRARRRAGELAGLSHEQVLADIAARDAKDALVVDFFTPAPGVTLVDTSDLDFEQSVQAVVDIVRAVQRAAEES, from the coding sequence ATGGAGGACGCTGTGAACGACGCCGTGGACGACCGGCCGGCCGACGCCGCCCCCATTCTCGTCGCCATCGACGGGCCCGCGGGGAGCGGCAAGTCGAGCGTCTCCCGCGCCGCCGCGGTGCGCCTGGGCTTCGGCATCCTCGATACCGGCGCCGCCTACCGCTCCCTCGCCTGGACGGCGACCGAGCTCGGCGTCGACCTCGACGACGCGGCGGCGGTTGCGGCGATCCTGGACGACTGGGAGTACCGCATCACGCTGCGCGGGGAGCAGCGGGTGACGGTGCGCGTCCCCGGCGCCGATCCCGAGACCGATCCCGCCGACGTCACGGCCGCGATCCGCGCGCACGCGGTGAGCGGGCTCGTGAGCCGGGTCTCGAAGCACCCCGAGGTGCGGGATCGGCTCAATGCGATGTTCCGCGGGATCGTCGCAGCGTCCGGGCTGCCCGGCGTCGTGATCGAGGGGCGCGACATCACCACGGTGGTCGCACCGGATGCGCCCGTGCGGATCCTCATGACCGCCTCCGCCGAGGTGCGCGCGCGGCGTCGCGCCGGCGAGCTCGCCGGGCTCAGCCACGAGCAGGTGCTCGCCGACATCGCGGCGCGCGACGCGAAGGACGCGCTCGTCGTGGACTTCTTCACCCCGGCCCCGGGGGTGACGCTCGTGGACACGAGCGACCTGGACTTCGAGCAGTCGGTGCAGGCTGTGGTCGATATCGTACGAGCGGTGCAGCGCGCCGCGGAAGAGAGCTGA
- the der gene encoding ribosome biogenesis GTPase Der, translated as MSEQTPGTGAEQDGPEVFDAAATHGAESDGVVFDDAAFDGVDPEGGEVIVGEGFDDSVTDEERLRAMRSNLEAFELEDDDVAIIGADGEFLGFREPVAEALPVVAIVGRPNVGKSALVNRILGRREAVVEDVPGVTRDRVSYPAEWVGTRFTLVDTGGWEPDAKGIDASVALQAEVAIELCDAVMFVVDSRVGPTATDERVVQLLRRTKKPVFLVANKVDDAVLEPEAAQLWSLGLGEPHAVSALHGRGVADLLDQVVASLPEESAVAQPKLQGPRRVALLGRPNVGKSSLLNKAAGEERAVVSDIAGTTRDPVDEQVEIAGRVWTFVDTAGIRRRVHLQKGADFYASLRTAAALEKAEVAVVLIDVTEEISDQDLRIIDLVLESGRALVLAFNKWDLLDDDRRRYLEREIEQDLAHVDWAPRVNISARTGRHLEKLVPALEQALESWDTRIPTAKFNAFVAELVQEHPHPLRGGKQPRILFGTQVQNRPPTFVLFTSGFLDPGYRRFIQRRLRERYGFEGSPIVLNMRIRERRQRR; from the coding sequence ATGAGCGAGCAGACCCCCGGAACGGGCGCCGAGCAGGACGGACCCGAGGTGTTCGACGCGGCCGCCACCCATGGCGCCGAGTCGGACGGAGTCGTGTTCGACGACGCCGCGTTCGACGGCGTCGATCCCGAGGGCGGCGAGGTGATCGTCGGCGAGGGCTTCGACGACTCTGTCACGGACGAGGAGCGGCTGCGCGCCATGCGCTCCAACCTCGAGGCCTTCGAGCTCGAGGACGACGACGTCGCCATCATCGGCGCCGACGGCGAGTTCCTCGGCTTCCGCGAGCCGGTCGCCGAGGCGCTGCCGGTCGTCGCGATCGTGGGGCGCCCGAACGTCGGCAAGTCGGCGCTCGTCAACCGGATCCTCGGTCGCCGCGAGGCCGTCGTCGAGGACGTGCCCGGCGTCACCCGGGACCGGGTGAGCTACCCCGCGGAGTGGGTCGGCACCCGCTTCACCCTGGTCGACACCGGCGGCTGGGAGCCCGACGCGAAGGGGATCGACGCGTCCGTCGCCCTGCAGGCCGAGGTCGCGATCGAGCTCTGCGACGCCGTCATGTTCGTCGTCGACTCCCGCGTCGGCCCCACGGCGACCGATGAGCGCGTCGTGCAGCTGCTGCGCCGCACGAAGAAGCCCGTGTTCCTCGTGGCGAACAAGGTCGACGACGCGGTGCTGGAGCCGGAGGCCGCCCAGCTGTGGTCGCTCGGCCTCGGCGAGCCGCACGCCGTCTCGGCGCTGCACGGCCGCGGCGTCGCCGACCTCCTCGACCAGGTCGTCGCGTCGCTGCCTGAGGAGTCCGCCGTCGCCCAGCCGAAGCTGCAGGGGCCGCGCCGCGTCGCGCTCCTCGGCCGGCCGAACGTCGGCAAGTCGAGCCTGCTCAACAAGGCCGCGGGCGAGGAGCGCGCGGTCGTGAGCGACATCGCGGGCACCACGCGCGATCCGGTCGACGAGCAGGTCGAGATCGCCGGGCGCGTGTGGACCTTCGTGGACACGGCCGGCATCCGCCGGCGCGTGCACCTGCAGAAGGGCGCCGACTTCTACGCGTCGCTGCGCACCGCGGCCGCGCTCGAGAAGGCCGAGGTCGCCGTCGTGCTCATCGACGTGACCGAGGAGATCTCGGATCAGGATCTGCGGATCATCGACCTCGTGCTCGAGTCGGGGCGCGCGCTCGTGCTCGCCTTCAACAAGTGGGACCTGCTCGACGATGACCGCCGCCGGTATCTGGAGCGGGAGATCGAGCAGGATCTCGCGCACGTGGACTGGGCGCCGCGGGTGAACATCTCCGCGCGCACCGGCCGGCACCTCGAGAAGCTCGTGCCCGCGCTCGAGCAGGCGCTCGAGTCCTGGGACACCCGGATCCCGACCGCGAAGTTCAACGCCTTCGTCGCCGAGCTCGTGCAGGAGCATCCGCACCCGCTCCGCGGGGGCAAGCAGCCGCGGATCCTCTTCGGCACGCAGGTGCAGAACCGGCCGCCGACGTTCGTGCTCTTCACGAGCGGCTTCCTCGATCCCGGGTACCGCCGCTTCATCCAGCGGCGCCTCCGCGAGCGCTACGGCTTCGAGGGCTCCCCGATCGTGCTGAACATGCGGATCCGGGAGCGCCGCCAGCGCCGCTAG
- a CDS encoding DUF1801 domain-containing protein: MADDVETYLAGFPAETRERLEALRWIVREECPRAVEGVMYGMIGTKLNGHPLVYFGGFAKHIGLYATPTGHEAFAEEFARYEQGKGSVRFPLAEPLPSALIRRVIAFRARTVGEALPAIGAPATRALAGIGVTQFDQLRGRTARELLALHGFGPKALRILREAGARIADE, translated from the coding sequence ATGGCTGACGACGTCGAGACCTACCTGGCGGGCTTCCCGGCGGAGACGCGCGAGCGACTCGAGGCGCTGCGCTGGATCGTGCGGGAGGAGTGCCCGCGTGCCGTCGAGGGCGTCATGTACGGGATGATCGGCACGAAGCTCAACGGGCACCCGCTCGTCTACTTCGGCGGCTTCGCGAAGCACATCGGCCTGTACGCGACGCCGACCGGCCACGAGGCCTTCGCGGAGGAGTTCGCGCGCTACGAGCAGGGCAAGGGCTCCGTCCGTTTCCCGCTCGCCGAGCCGCTGCCGAGCGCGCTGATCCGCCGGGTGATCGCCTTCCGCGCCCGGACCGTCGGGGAGGCGCTCCCCGCCATCGGGGCCCCGGCGACGCGCGCGCTCGCCGGGATCGGGGTGACGCAGTTCGACCAGTTGCGCGGACGTACGGCACGCGAGCTCCTCGCGCTGCACGGCTTCGGACCGAAGGCCCTGCGGATCCTGCGGGAGGCGGGCGCACGGATCGCGGACGAGTGA
- a CDS encoding DUF817 domain-containing protein gives MARETGGRDAELTRLERAIDRAAHRLLAGRPARGPRAFLIECAVFLLKQAWACVFGALLLLAILAARLWYPDDAPLARNDALTLAAILIQCGMLAFRLESGRELWVIVLFHLTGTAMELFKTDAGSWSYAADGVLRIGGVPLFSGFMYAAVGSYMVRVHRLHELRFARYPRVWATTILAALIYANFFTHHFIVDLRWILLALVALLWWRTVMHFRVWRATLRVPVLLVFAGVALVIWVAENIGTWAGAWLYPDQEAGWVLVSPQKITAWFLLMIISVVMVTWVYPPRAPDPAPARPAG, from the coding sequence ATGGCACGGGAGACCGGCGGACGCGACGCGGAACTCACGCGTCTGGAGCGCGCGATCGATCGGGCCGCGCACCGGCTCCTCGCGGGGCGCCCGGCGCGCGGACCGCGGGCGTTCCTCATCGAGTGCGCCGTGTTCCTGCTCAAGCAGGCGTGGGCGTGCGTCTTCGGCGCGCTCCTCCTCCTCGCGATCCTCGCGGCGCGCCTGTGGTACCCCGACGACGCCCCGCTCGCCCGCAACGACGCGCTCACCCTCGCGGCGATCCTCATCCAGTGCGGCATGCTCGCGTTCCGCCTTGAGAGCGGGCGGGAACTCTGGGTGATCGTGCTGTTCCACCTCACCGGCACCGCGATGGAGCTCTTCAAGACCGACGCGGGCTCGTGGAGCTACGCGGCGGACGGGGTGCTCCGGATCGGCGGGGTGCCGCTCTTCAGCGGCTTCATGTACGCCGCGGTCGGCTCGTACATGGTCCGCGTGCACCGGCTGCACGAGCTGCGCTTCGCCCGCTACCCGAGGGTGTGGGCGACCACGATCCTCGCCGCGCTGATCTACGCGAACTTCTTCACCCACCACTTCATCGTCGACCTCAGGTGGATCCTGCTCGCCCTCGTCGCACTGCTGTGGTGGCGCACGGTCATGCACTTCCGCGTGTGGCGGGCCACGCTGCGGGTACCGGTGCTGCTCGTCTTCGCGGGGGTGGCGCTCGTGATCTGGGTCGCGGAGAACATCGGGACGTGGGCGGGGGCCTGGCTCTATCCGGATCAGGAGGCGGGCTGGGTGCTCGTCTCGCCCCAGAAGATCACGGCGTGGTTCCTGCTCATGATCATCTCCGTCGTCATGGTCACCTGGGTCTACCCGCCGCGGGCTCCGGATCCCGCGCCCGCGCGCCCGGCGGGCTGA
- a CDS encoding DUF4190 domain-containing protein, producing the protein MSATMTIQTPAPGPRDPDSAPATGVAATATAGTATAGTGLENADAGGDPRIAPRDRGEAARPLAVTSFVLGIVSVVSGWTFFAPLTGLVLGIVALRRGAADRAIALWGVWLNAAMLAIWAVLAFVALAVLGAGLIALPVLAA; encoded by the coding sequence ATGAGCGCGACCATGACCATCCAGACCCCGGCACCCGGGCCCCGCGATCCCGATTCCGCTCCCGCGACCGGGGTCGCCGCGACCGCGACCGCCGGGACCGCGACTGCCGGGACCGGCCTCGAGAACGCCGACGCCGGCGGCGATCCCCGGATCGCCCCGCGCGACCGCGGCGAGGCGGCGCGCCCGCTCGCCGTCACCAGCTTCGTGCTCGGCATCGTGTCGGTGGTGAGCGGCTGGACGTTCTTCGCCCCGCTCACGGGCCTGGTGCTCGGCATCGTCGCGCTCCGCCGCGGCGCCGCCGACCGCGCCATCGCGCTCTGGGGCGTCTGGCTGAACGCGGCGATGCTCGCCATCTGGGCGGTCCTCGCGTTCGTCGCCCTCGCCGTGCTCGGGGCGGGTCTCATCGCGCTCCCGGTGCTCGCCGCCTGA
- a CDS encoding MFS transporter → MSTAHPAPTAPLPGSAGRPRGRGRRWAALAVLTASLLVITMDMTILNIAIPEMSAELEPTAAQQLWIVDVYSLVLAGLLVSFAAIADRWGRKRMLMLGYAIFGAASLLVLLADSAEAVIAIRALLGVGGAMIMPMTLSLIRIIFTDARERATALSVWAAVSGLGAAIGPLLGGVLLEHFSWHAAFIVNVPLMLLAIVAGLFLLPESRVPATGRWDAFAALLSLAGMTLLVWAIKTFGKHASLAVPEAWAAFLAGAALLAWFTVRCLRRPDPLLDLRLFRDRTFGAGIVAALGSTFAMIAALLLLAQWMQLVDGASPVETGLRLFPIAIAGALASLAAPPLARVIGARAVLSGGLGLAGIGMLVMGLQPGVLGAVTVTVTLVLIGAGTGSLAIASAMIMHGTPEEKAGNAGALEETSYELGALLGVAVLGSIAALMYRAEFEAGRALLALDPAIRAQAEDSLGAAVAIAEGNGLPQLASEAGVAFTHSMQTTGIAGGAIMLAVAVLVFLMTPKGTDISASGH, encoded by the coding sequence GTGTCGACCGCGCACCCCGCCCCCACCGCCCCCCTCCCCGGCTCGGCCGGTCGACCGCGCGGACGCGGCCGGCGCTGGGCCGCCCTCGCGGTGCTCACCGCGAGCCTGCTCGTCATCACGATGGACATGACGATCCTCAACATCGCCATCCCGGAGATGTCGGCCGAGCTCGAGCCCACCGCGGCGCAGCAGTTGTGGATCGTCGACGTGTACTCGCTCGTGCTCGCGGGCCTCCTCGTCTCCTTCGCCGCGATCGCCGACCGCTGGGGCCGCAAGCGCATGCTCATGCTCGGCTACGCGATCTTCGGCGCCGCGTCCCTGCTCGTGCTGCTCGCCGACAGCGCCGAGGCTGTCATCGCGATCCGCGCGCTCCTCGGCGTCGGCGGCGCGATGATCATGCCGATGACGCTCTCACTCATCCGCATCATCTTCACCGACGCCCGCGAGCGCGCGACCGCCCTGAGCGTCTGGGCCGCCGTCTCGGGGCTCGGCGCCGCCATCGGCCCGCTGCTCGGCGGCGTGCTGCTCGAGCACTTCTCCTGGCACGCGGCGTTCATCGTCAACGTGCCGCTCATGCTCCTCGCGATCGTCGCCGGGCTCTTCCTCCTGCCCGAATCCCGCGTGCCCGCGACGGGCCGCTGGGATGCGTTCGCGGCGCTGCTCTCGCTCGCGGGCATGACGCTGCTCGTCTGGGCGATCAAGACCTTCGGCAAGCACGCGAGCCTCGCCGTCCCGGAGGCCTGGGCGGCGTTCCTGGCCGGCGCCGCCCTGCTCGCCTGGTTCACCGTGCGCTGCCTGCGGCGCCCCGATCCGCTCCTCGATCTGCGGCTCTTCCGCGACCGCACCTTCGGGGCCGGGATCGTTGCCGCGCTCGGCTCGACCTTCGCCATGATCGCGGCGCTACTGCTGCTCGCGCAGTGGATGCAGCTCGTCGACGGCGCGTCCCCGGTGGAGACGGGTCTGCGCCTCTTCCCCATCGCCATCGCCGGCGCCCTCGCCTCGCTCGCGGCGCCCCCGCTCGCCCGGGTCATCGGCGCCCGCGCCGTGCTCTCGGGCGGCCTCGGCCTCGCGGGCATCGGCATGCTCGTCATGGGACTGCAGCCCGGCGTGCTCGGCGCCGTCACCGTCACCGTCACGCTCGTGCTCATCGGCGCGGGCACCGGCTCCCTCGCCATCGCCTCCGCCATGATCATGCACGGCACCCCTGAGGAGAAGGCGGGCAACGCCGGTGCGCTCGAGGAGACCTCCTACGAGCTCGGGGCGCTGCTCGGGGTCGCGGTGCTCGGCAGCATCGCGGCGCTCATGTACCGTGCCGAGTTCGAGGCCGGGCGCGCGCTCCTCGCGCTCGATCCCGCGATCCGCGCCCAGGCCGAGGATTCCCTCGGCGCCGCCGTCGCGATCGCGGAGGGCAACGGCCTGCCGCAGCTCGCCTCGGAGGCGGGGGTCGCGTTCACGCACTCGATGCAGACCACGGGCATCGCCGGCGGCGCGATCATGCTCGCGGTCGCGGTGCTCGTCTTCCTGATGACGCCGAAGGGCACCGACATCTCGGCCTCCGGCCACTGA
- a CDS encoding TetR/AcrR family transcriptional regulator encodes MAAPQRETERPLPGKRDPEGRRRAIVAAATELIVQTGPDSLTHRAVAERAGVSLGSTTQYFASLDELRETALTSLSDEIDAELDELERLTCEIEEMPDRIAQEMQEFLADRRAVRADIALLTSGIADPRLRELALRWPNRLIEILTPRFGAERATAIAHYLDGALIHTGLRGEPVPPEAMSRTIRAIAGLPAPDAGAGAAAVFRPAPDPDPDPAPQHPPIPAREASTPT; translated from the coding sequence ATGGCCGCACCGCAGCGCGAGACCGAGCGCCCGCTCCCCGGCAAGCGCGACCCCGAGGGCCGCCGACGGGCGATCGTCGCCGCCGCGACCGAGCTCATCGTGCAGACGGGTCCCGACTCGCTCACGCACCGCGCCGTGGCCGAGCGCGCGGGGGTCTCGCTCGGCTCGACCACCCAGTACTTCGCCTCGCTCGACGAGCTCCGCGAGACGGCGCTCACGAGCCTCTCGGACGAGATCGACGCCGAACTCGACGAGCTCGAGCGCCTCACCTGCGAGATCGAGGAGATGCCCGACCGCATCGCCCAGGAGATGCAGGAGTTCCTCGCGGATCGCCGCGCCGTGCGCGCCGATATCGCGCTCCTCACGAGCGGGATCGCCGATCCGCGGCTGCGCGAGCTCGCGCTGCGCTGGCCGAACCGCCTCATCGAGATCCTCACCCCCCGCTTCGGCGCCGAGCGGGCCACCGCCATCGCGCACTACCTCGACGGCGCGCTCATCCACACCGGCCTGCGCGGCGAGCCCGTGCCGCCCGAGGCCATGAGCCGCACGATTCGGGCCATCGCGGGTCTCCCCGCCCCCGACGCCGGCGCCGGCGCCGCAGCGGTCTTCCGACCCGCGCCGGATCCCGACCCGGATCCGGCGCCCCAGCATCCCCCCATCCCCGCTCGAGAAGCGAGCACCCCGACGTAA
- the rraA gene encoding ribonuclease E activity regulator RraA: MAQISTADLYDERGAELASLSLQFLNLGGVTGFTGPVRTVRCFQDNALLKEVLSGPGDGAVLVIDGGGSLETALVGDIIASLAADNGWAGLVVHGAIRDRVAIGTLPIGVKALGSNPAKSTKTGAGEVDVDLEIGGVIFTPGAQVWCDDDGILVEAAA, from the coding sequence ATGGCCCAGATCAGTACGGCGGACCTGTACGACGAACGCGGAGCGGAGCTCGCATCGCTCTCGCTCCAGTTCCTGAACCTCGGCGGGGTGACGGGCTTCACGGGGCCCGTGCGCACGGTCCGCTGCTTCCAGGACAACGCGCTGCTCAAGGAGGTGCTCTCGGGTCCGGGCGACGGCGCGGTGCTCGTCATCGACGGCGGCGGCTCCCTCGAGACCGCGCTCGTCGGCGACATCATCGCCTCGCTCGCGGCCGACAACGGGTGGGCGGGCCTCGTGGTGCACGGCGCCATCCGCGACCGCGTGGCGATCGGCACCCTGCCCATCGGGGTGAAGGCGCTCGGCTCGAACCCGGCGAAGTCCACGAAGACCGGGGCGGGCGAGGTGGACGTCGACCTCGAGATCGGGGGCGTAATCTTCACCCCGGGCGCCCAGGTCTGGTGCGACGACGACGGGATCCTCGTCGAGGCGGCGGCCTAG
- a CDS encoding lysoplasmalogenase family protein, with translation MATGGTGPGETTGPVESIGPGETIGPAGGTRAVQPGTVRAGAARARALVPFVLYALLSAVHVLACFADLPFAGPTKLTLMPALAVAAIWACARAGRPVRAGALALLLAAIAGSWLGDGAATFFPMFDDELPMMLLCFGLAHLAYLLLMWRGAGIAVRRVPGWAAVYLVAYVALMLVLIPRVGALAVPVAVYGVLLVGTAVMASRCGPAVAWGGAWFLVSDAILSIRIFLPGTLPVWSDGLVMLTYTLGQGLLVFGIVAAIARRDPAPAAATGPRPPAAGAAAAS, from the coding sequence GTGGCGACCGGGGGCACCGGGCCGGGGGAGACGACCGGGCCGGTGGAGTCGATCGGACCGGGGGAGACGATCGGACCGGCCGGCGGCACGCGTGCGGTGCAGCCGGGCACCGTGCGAGCGGGGGCCGCGCGGGCGCGGGCGCTCGTGCCCTTCGTCCTCTACGCCCTGCTCTCCGCGGTGCACGTGCTCGCCTGCTTCGCCGATCTGCCGTTCGCGGGTCCGACGAAGCTCACCCTCATGCCGGCGCTCGCCGTCGCCGCGATCTGGGCGTGCGCCCGGGCCGGACGGCCGGTGCGCGCGGGCGCGCTCGCCCTGCTGCTCGCCGCGATCGCCGGCTCCTGGCTCGGAGACGGGGCGGCCACCTTCTTCCCGATGTTCGACGACGAGCTGCCGATGATGCTGCTCTGCTTCGGCCTCGCGCACCTCGCCTACCTGCTGCTCATGTGGCGAGGAGCCGGGATCGCGGTGCGCCGCGTGCCCGGCTGGGCCGCCGTCTACCTCGTGGCGTACGTCGCGCTGATGCTCGTGCTCATCCCCCGCGTCGGGGCGCTCGCGGTGCCCGTCGCCGTCTACGGCGTGCTGCTCGTCGGCACCGCCGTCATGGCGTCCCGCTGCGGGCCGGCCGTCGCGTGGGGCGGCGCGTGGTTCCTCGTCTCCGACGCGATCCTGTCGATCCGGATCTTCCTGCCAGGCACGCTCCCCGTGTGGTCCGACGGCCTCGTGATGCTGACGTACACCCTCGGACAGGGGCTCCTCGTCTTCGGGATCGTCGCGGCGATCGCGCGACGCGATCCCGCTCCCGCGGCGGCTACCGGGCCTCGGCCGCCTGCGGCAGGAGCCGCAGCAGCTTCGTGA